One window of Quercus robur chromosome 12, dhQueRobu3.1, whole genome shotgun sequence genomic DNA carries:
- the LOC126708924 gene encoding uncharacterized protein LOC126708924 isoform X2, which produces METQGTSLQEPPRVDTVGGNSGTSDVICKCGEGWTCVITRTEGPDAGKAFFKCGENCTCVIFVPDFPPIISNLLK; this is translated from the exons ATGGAGACTCAAGGCACCAGCTTGCAGGAACCACCCAG GGTTGATACAGTTGGAGGGAATTCTGGCACAAGTGATGTAATTTGCAAGTGTGGTGAAGGGTGGACATGCGTCATTACTAGGACTGAGGGGCCTGATGCAGGGAAGGCCTTCTTCAAATGCGGTGAAAATTGCACCTGTGTCAT ATTTGTGCCAGATTTCCCTCCGATTATCTCAAACTTACTCAAATAG
- the LOC126708924 gene encoding uncharacterized protein LOC126708924 isoform X1 — METQGTSLQEPPRVDTVGGNSGTSDVICKCGEGWTCVITRTEGPDAGKAFFKCGENCTCVIWDSSGDSNVKQKLENFSGGAFCKCGEGWSCVISKIEGPKAGKAFFECADGCTCTTE, encoded by the exons ATGGAGACTCAAGGCACCAGCTTGCAGGAACCACCCAG GGTTGATACAGTTGGAGGGAATTCTGGCACAAGTGATGTAATTTGCAAGTGTGGTGAAGGGTGGACATGCGTCATTACTAGGACTGAGGGGCCTGATGCAGGGAAGGCCTTCTTCAAATGCGGTGAAAATTGCACCTGTGTCAT ATGGGACAGTAGTGGGGACTCGAATGTGAAGCAAAAGCTAGAGAACTTTAGTGGAGGCGCATTCTGCAAGTGTGGTGAAGGTTGGAGTTGTGTCATCtccaagattgaagggcctaaAGCAGGCAAGGCCTTTTTTGAATGTGCTGATGGTTGCACCTGTACCACTGAATGA
- the LOC126708923 gene encoding putative gamma-glutamylcyclotransferase At3g02910: MGGTGDSFGESKGHLIFTYGTLKRGFPNHGLMQSLIDQNDAVFLGTHVTLHSYPLVCGPNGIPYLINLPGSGHRVKGELYSVSTRGLGRLDELEGTALGHYERLPIQTQAEAEAYYAHRSFGEELWEKNGREGLSEYTEREASGYVRREDRPKDRSFVDEVRFFLSSSSSAPK, encoded by the coding sequence ATGGGTGGTACTGGTGACAGTTTTGGGGAATCCAAAGGCCACCTGATCTTCACATACGGCACACTGAAGCGAGGTTTTCCGAACCACGGCTTAATGCAATCCCTGATAGACCAGAACGACGCCGTTTTCCTGGGCACCCACGTGACCCTACACTCCTACCCACTCGTCTGCGGACCCAACGGTATCCCATACCTGATCAACCTCCCCGGGTCGGGTCACCGGGTCAAGGGCGAGCTCTACTCCGTGTCTACCCGCGGACTCGGCCGCCTCGACGAGCTGGAGGGCACCGCCCTCGGCCACTACGAGCGGCTCCCCATTCAGACTCAGGCGGAGGCGGAGGCGTACTACGCGCACCGTAGCTTTGGGGAGGAGCTGTGGGAGAAGAATGGGAGAGAGGGGTTGAGTGAGTACACAGAGAGAGAGGCGAGTGGGTATGTGAGAAGAGAGGATAGGCCTAAGGATCGGAGTTTTGTTGACGAGGTGCGTTTCTTTTTGTCGTCTTCTTCCTCTGCTCCAAAATGA
- the LOC126709790 gene encoding uncharacterized protein LOC126709790, which produces MDEEEIWKCPKHPSKRRRTGICHVCLRDRLSTLCPDCANARPCACFAATATQTTSSSSSSSSSFSRFSSHDVVGGGGGGPGPTGRVSNLIESEPAFRRSRSVAIPFLRSRSRFVGTGSDTEFRDTTPKAKASSFWSVFRSSKKVEEVNDNLSSSTMMRRSRSVAVSMTSDSGKAKGWSWYFPSPIKVFRQSKISKVVHERSPLYRG; this is translated from the coding sequence ATGGACGAAGAAGAGATATGGAAATGTCCAAAACACCCTTCCAAGCGCCGCCGTACTGGGATATGCCACGTCTGCCTCCGCGACCGTCTCTCCACCCTCTGTCCCGACTGCGCTAACGCGCGCCCATGCGCTTGCTTCGCCGCCACAGCAACACAAACGACGTCGTCTTCGTcgtcttcctcctcctccttctctcGCTTCTCATCACACGACGTCgttggaggaggaggaggaggaccCGGACCCACAGGCCGAGTCTCCAATCTCATCGAAAGCGAACCGGCTTTCCGTCGCTCCAGATCCGTCGCGATTCCCTTCCTCCGGTCCAGGTCCCGGTTCGTCGGAACCGGGTCCGACACCGAGTTCAGAGACACCACGCCCAAGGCCAAAGCGTCGTCGTTTTGGTCCGTCTTCCGGTCCAGCAAGAAGGTTGAAGAAGTGAACGACAACCTCAGTAGTAGTACGATGATGAGGAGGTCGAGATCCGTTGCCGTTTCGATGACGTCAGATTCTGGCAAAGCCAAAGGGTGGAGTTGGTATTTTCCGAGTCCGATTAAGGTTTTTCGACAGTCCAAGATTTCTAAGGTTGTTCATGAACGGTCTCCTTTGTACAGaggttga